TGGAGGCCCAGAGGAGTTGTTTCATTTGTCTGGCAGCTGTTAGTGACTCAGTGCCTTAAAAGCaaatttttttgcttgttttgtcaaTGCAGATGCATAGCATAGATTATATCATTGTAGTTTGCTTTTATCTTTTTCATTCATAGGGGCCATATCTAAGTTTGAAGTAGGTGTATTTATTGAATCTGCTTCAAAAATATCTGTAGCAAatgcataaaatatatatatatatatacatatatataaagagGCTCATATATGAATGGTGTACAGCATGCATGAAGCTGACACTGGTGTGAATACTGTAAAGTTCATCACATTTTCCTAATAAGCTGTATGTTCCATAAATGCATCACAATGCGGTTGCAGTGCGTCCTTTGTTTGGAGGATCATTTAAAGGTATCTGAGGCCGTTTTTGTCCTCAGGTTCTGTTCAGTGGAATGAATAAAGCAGCAGCTACTCGAGACCATGTTGTTGCTGTGGATGATATCTCTTTTCTAAACtgtgaaaaatcctaccaaccACCaggtaaataaagtttattcaaAATAACATCATTATTTGAAATGAGAGGCCAAGAAATGGGTGTTTGCATATATCATATTATATTTGTGCCACATTTAAAATGCCACtgagaccaaaacagaaaatctgtttttttttccttcactccTCAGCTCTGCCATCCTTTGACTGTTCTTTTGAAGATGGGCTGTGTTCTTGGGTTCAGGGGGCTGCAGATGAGCTGGACTGGCTGAGCGGGGCAGGTCCCACTCAAACCCCCAACACTGGGCCTGCAGGAGACCACACCACTGGCAAAGGTCATCCTTATTCCTTATGCTAAACTATCATTATACAAACAATTTTTCAAAGAAAGTAAGTCACAGTGTGGTGTACTTACTGATTGCCTATTGCTTGGTGTCCTTAAGGCTGGCCTTTGTAACTTTTGCTGACCAGCAGCCACTGTAACTACAAGTGACCATTGCTGGGAAGTGACTGTTAGATTATGACAAGTGGaacatgacagaaaacagactGAGTAATGTCCACCGCAAAGTGATAAAACAACATACTCCTCAAATCAGACAAAACCAGACTGTAAGAGTGAGACTAATCTTAAGTTTTTAGGATCTTGTGAAAAGAGAAGTTACAGATTtaaattgattgttttttttgtttttgtttgtttgcttgtttttttaaaaaacaaaaagtagaaGTTTCATAAATTTTTAGAAACATTAGCTTGGCTTTGAGAGTATGTAAAATTCCCAAAAAGCAatgatattattttatattgctTGTAGCAGTGACATGCATACATAAATCTAAAGTCTTGTAAAATGTCTAAACCTTTGCTTACATTTAGCactttctatatttttatttctgaaattCTCTTTCAACTCCTTGTGCCTCTAAAATGAAACAGTGGAACATCACTTCTCATACATTTAACCTGAGAATATAAGtggtaaatatatttttattgaaggGTCAAAACCTGAAGactttattgtttctgtttccCAGGGAAATATCTTTACAGCGAGAGTTCCGCACCAGGCAAGAAGGGTTATTCAGCCCAGCTGAAGTCTTCACTGCTTCCACCTGCTGGTGAAAAAGGATACTGTTTCACATTTTGGTACCATATGTTTGGAGCCACTGTGGGGTCCCTCAAGATGTTTCTGCAAACAGCTGATCCCTTTATGAAAACGCTGGTAAAATATGCATGAAATTAATAGTTTTACCAGTTAATCTTATATCCAGTGtagcaagaaaaaaagatgacaaatgCCTAACaaggccacttttttttttttttttcgttagTGGTTCAGTTTAAGTCTGGAGACATTACTTCCCtttactgcagaaaaaaaaaacatctgtgtggCCGATTGAGAAATATTTGTGGCTGTTTCCActgggttttctgtgtgttATTATACTTTTCACATAGTTGTGAAATGCTGATTGCAAAATAATATTAATGCATGGCATAATGAATGCAGGATGCACAGTTTTGCTGCATGCCACTGTGTTGCAAAAAATCCTCCTCACATCCTCATTGGGATGAGTAAATCAGTCTCCTGTCTTTCCTGTAGGTGTGGCAAAAATCAGGAAACCAAGGGGACAAGTGGCTGCAGGTTCAGAGCCATGTGAACCTGCAGGAAGTCCACCAGGTTATTCTGGAGGCAACAGTGGGAGGAGAGGCTGGAGACATAGCTATTGATGATATCTCCCTCAGTCCTGGGCCGTGTCCTGtctctggtaaaaaaaaaaaaagctgatgaaaattccTAGAATGTCTGTAGATGTCTGTaatttggagattttttttgcTATACCATTTTAACTAATTATTCAATTATTCAAGTACATTTTTGAGTTGAAGCATATTAGTCATTATGaaagaatttattttaaaagcaacAGCGTCCGACTGCCATAAATGTAGAAGATACTTCAGGTGGGCATCTCGAGTACACTAACACACCTAAGCCTCCTCTCCTCGTgtagcaaacaaacaaatttggGGGGAAGCTGCAAAATTTTCTATCTCTCCCTCTGATGTGGCAGTACAGCTGATGGCCTGCATCTCTGTCTAGTGTTTTAACCTTCCACCTTCCATTTGTTTGAGCTAATAAATTTCAAACAGGAGCTCTCTGACTAACATATATAACTGTTAAGCAGCGactaaaaaaaagtcttatCTCAGGTAAGAATTATGCACAGAAAAAGAGATAAAGTTTATTAATAAGCCATGTACAGAGAGCACATATAACTAACAAGCAGACAGCAATGCAATTAACTGCAACATGATGAATATTGAAATATTAATCAATGTCCCCAGATTAagttaaaatgtaataatgtcGTACAGATTTGTGTGACTTTGAGGAGGGGAGCTGTAACTGGCAGCAGTGGATAACTGATGACTTTGACTGGATCAGACATTCAGGCTACACTCACAACCctaacacaggacctgagagcgACCACACCACCAACACACCTACGGGTCATTACTACTACCTGCCTTCCTCATCTACTGACCAAGCTGGCCAGAAAGCTGTAATGTTTTCACCTCTGTACCCAGCAGGTATAGAGTCACAAGTATTTTTACTCAATGCAGACAGGGGCAAAAAGTTCTCTGGGTTCATGGTTTTCTGTCCTTCAGGCAAAGGATCTTGTGTGCAGCTGTGGTACTACATGTATGGCAAAGGAATGGGGACACTAAATGTTTACCAGCAAAGTGAAGATGGGAAGAAAGCCCTGATTTTCTCTCAGACAGGAGACCAGGGCCTTCTGTGGAGGTTCGCTCAGGCTTCTCTTCTGCCGTGGGTTCATCCTTACAGCGTGAGTCACAAAAATTCATCCAATTTGTCCTTTATTTAACCTCATGAGGAAATTTGTCCTGCGTGTCTAACACATAAAGGGGCAGTAGGCAGCTATTGCGCAGCACTCCAGCTGTAAACTCGTACCTTGGTCAGGGGCAGAAGGATAGTTAGATAAATAGACTTGGGGGAACAAGCAGACAATAAGTACATAAACAAGTAAAAGTATGGTGTCTAAatccatttttaatttttcacactgtccagattttttgcattttatgttattttcagAGGGAAATATTACactcaacaaaaatataaacacacaaaacagtttCTCTATTTCATTTCATAACTACTCAACAATGCATAAGCACAACAATTTATGTATACACTCAGTATCATTTCAAGCTTCAATAGCAACCAGTGTTTCAGATCTTTATGCAACAGTCTATGTGATATCACAAAGCGAACACAGCGTGGTCAGCGATCAGAGTTCACAGCACTCAGTACCGAGTGTGTCCACCGTTGGCATCACACATCTGCGGCGCACAGACATCACCAGCTTGTTAATAGTGACCTGTGGGATGTTCCTCCTGGAGTGCATGGGCATGTTAAAGGATGGGTcattctgttgtttttattttatgtatttaacaaCACCTATGCTTACTATTCAAAAAGATTAAGCTTCAAGcaattcatattttaaaaaagcttaaAGTATGCATTGTAttatattattagtattatataatactatacacacacacacacacacacattgtatgTAATAAGTACACATTGTATGGGCCATCATGCCCTCATAATAAGTATTATTACTTGGTACTgaagttgttcttttttttgatgACACTGTACTTTCACTTCCACTGCACTGTGGTATTGTTACACAAGTAAATGCTGGGAGTACTTCTTTCATTACAACCACTGTATATGTTTGCAAACCATTACCTTTACATTGTTTTAACACACTACTTAACTGCGTAAAAGACATGAGTACATTTTAAAACCAGTGCGAGGCaataatatattatcatttcaTCTTGGTGCTGtgcaggcagtttttttttttctgttgccttGTTGATATGATGTAGGTGAAAAACATGCACTGGTCATTCTCAGTTTTTCCTGGAAGTAATGTGCTGGTTAATCAGGATAATccagaatggaaaaaaatactatttcacAACCTGACCATATAAAACTGCATAAGCAAATACTACtgtgagagattttttttttccttagccagaaaaaaattgaAGCAAATTAATAAATCATGAAAATAATCGACTCCAACAGTACTTTGAATTTGAAACTGTGAATGATACAAGAATGCAAAATAAGACATGTTGACATGCTTTCTGTGTCAGATACTGGTGGAAGGTGTGAAGGCTGGCCCTACACAGGAGGGAGACATGGCTATTGATGATGTACAGCTGACAAGTGATCAGTGTCCTCCTCGTGGATTTTGTGACTTTGAGAACACAATGTGTAGCTGGAGCAACATGGGTGGAGGAGTCGACCAGGGAGACTGGCTCCGCGGCAGTGGGGGGTCCCCAAACCCACACACTGGACCCAATGTTGACCACACTACTAATTCCACACAAGGTAAAAACTATACTAGATGGAGAGACATTAAATCCACATTACAGAAATGTTTAAGCATGACAGACTCTTTAAAAGCAAAGGGAAACTGAAGTGTTCTAGCAGCATTAATAAAGAATCCTCGTGGGGATAATGCACTTTACAGTCATTTGCTCATGAGAAATAGCAAATGAGTACTGAGCACTGATTGTTTGAACTTTCAAACACACTTGGTTTAATGCTTGTCTTTGACCACTTGGGGGCAACAGAAACAAGCTGCAAGCCACATGTTTGAATTGTTTGCAAAAGGTCACGTTTTACACAACCAGCAAATATGGAGCAACATTAATATAATCTTAGTAATCAGCATCTTATTACTGACTTTAGTGAGCAGGTGAGCCAAAGGAGTAAAGCTTTGACCTGCAAGCACAGACCATGAACAGAAACATCCTAAGCTTTTGTTGGATGAGGATTACtgctgagtgatgtgatcattCTCAGCGCCTTCTTTACTATGATAGACTCCAGATGTATAGCATTACAGTAGTAATGTCATCCACAGTtagaatataaatattaattgtAGCAGTTTTATTTACTTGCCACTTAACACGAATGTTCCTGCAAAGGGTTAAGGTAA
This portion of the Archocentrus centrarchus isolate MPI-CPG fArcCen1 chromosome 17, fArcCen1, whole genome shotgun sequence genome encodes:
- the LOC115795295 gene encoding MAM and LDL-receptor class A domain-containing protein 1 — protein: MFLQTADPFMKTLVWQKSGNQGDKWLQVQSHVNLQEVHQVILEATVGGEAGDIAIDDISLSPGPCPVSDLCDFEEGSCNWQQWITDDFDWIRHSGYTHNPNTGPESDHTTNTPTGHYYYLPSSSTDQAGQKAVMFSPLYPAGKGSCVQLWYYMYGKGMGTLNVYQQSEDGKKALIFSQTGDQGLLWRFAQASLLPWVHPYSILVEGVKAGPTQEGDMAIDDVQLTSDQCPPRGFCDFENTMCSWSNMGGGVDQGDWLRGSGGSPNPHTGPNVDHTTNSTQGHYLYVDSSVGEWGVVSLLVSDVFQPSTRGHCLTFWYHMYGNHVGTLRVSINDRKMQAGGNEVGILKWTETGNKGDKWQMADFSVTHDEPFWFVFEYQRGKAAGGDVALDDITIAPGSCYTEPPTDHSDTNGMIAGIAVGLTLLAGIIIFIILFMLNWNHNKMNQQILVNDDAINQNSVFDLYDCRIDGTQHGTETGSFFNKVYDPSLNAGEVIISSSDA